Within the Vigna angularis cultivar LongXiaoDou No.4 chromosome 10, ASM1680809v1, whole genome shotgun sequence genome, the region TTATATGTCCCTTAATTTACATAAAATCACTTTATTCATTTTCTTGGTCACATATCCTCTTCTAAATAATAAGTAAACTGATTCTCTCAAATTTcttatattacatttttatttctataatttccAAGTGTCCTTTTCCTTCCTGATTCCTTTGTTTCTTTCTCAGTGACGATTTTAACTCAATTTGATCTTTAAACCTTTCAAACTatatctcaaattttaaaaagtcacgtaaaaataataaaatatataaataatattaattaaaaaacatatgaaaattagtatgtaaaataataaaacttattatgaaaattaaattttaattaaaaaataaaatattataatataaatccgTTAAAACGCGTGTTTCTGCAAATTTGCAAATAATTAACAACTGTCTTATGATTTGTGCTTTTATTAGTTTTGCTGATCAATCCAATCCAAGTTGCAACCTCCTTGCATTAGCTTGAATTttgaatgtaattttaaaataaatttaacccAAATTAGTTGAATTTACCCATTTTAACATCTTTATGAAATACtataaaaatgtaaagaaatgaataaattaaaaactataaaaattaatttaattaacaaataattattttagggAAAATAGATGTAACATAGATACATATATAATAACGAATAGCAAATATCATGTTGTATTTAACGTTGATGAAAGAAAGTTACATTTTTCTACTAAAGTTATAGAAATTAAGAATATACTTAAATAGATAATTAAGAAAtggattaatttaaattttatttaatttaatttggaaatTTATACACATGtcataatataagaaaaaaacacGATTTTATAAGGAAAGagagtataaaattattttatgggATTTAATGTCTTTTATGCACTTGAAGaggaaattttaaaatgaaaaagaaaaaaaaaactaaaaagtgaTTGAAGATaagatttgagaaaaaaaacaaaacataaagtaaaaggaaagtttaaaattttaataattccAAAACTCTTAAAacgtaaaattaaatattaaaattaaaaaaaaaatcattatcagATTCATGGAATCAAtctagagtttttttttttaaaaaaaaaaaactaaaagtaattaaataggatatttgagaaaagaaacataaagtaaaaggaaattttaaaaatcattaatgGATACTTTTTGTCATCTATGATAAGTTCACTTGACTCAAGTGCTAGGATTACACATAATTAAGGAAAAATacacaatttattaaaaaaaaagtttaagcTTTCAAAAAATGTCATACTTTTAAGAATGGAGATTTGGAATTTTGATATgtgatatttataaaattaaaaaaaaatagagtggCGACATGTTACTGGTATTCTGCAACAGTTACACACGTAAACCATATCAGACAATTAAGACAAGacaatgaatatatatatatatatatatatatatatatatatatatatatatatatatatatatatatatatatatatatatatatatatatatatatatatatatatatatatatgtaacgTTCTGATACTCTGCATTTGggtttcttctttcctttcattttcaCCAATTTTTGATATACCAATCCATAGTTGTAGCATTCTCTCAAAATCAAAGCCATAAAAAATCACATTCCATTTCTATCCCACCAATTCTAAGAACAAAGAGGTGAAAATGGAGTCTAAAAATTCCATTTTGGTCAAGCTTCTGCTGCTGTTGCACTATTTGTCCCTTTTCTGTGCTTCACAGGATTTTGATTTCTTCTACTTTGTTCAACAGGTAATCTAAAATTTCATTGGAAGATCATGCATTGATGCTTTGTGTTACAAGGAACTTTTTAATGAATCATTGTTTCAAGCTTTGCTTTTTCAGTGGCCCGGATCATACTGTGACACACAGAAGAATTGTTGCTACCCCACAAGTGGAAAGCCTGAAGCAGATTTTGGAATTCATGGTCTGTGGCCTAATTACAACGATGGCTCATACCCTTCTAACTGTGATCCTAACAACCCTTTCAACCCATCTCAGGTGCTTCATTATCATATCATATCTCATAATttcttaatgaaaaaaatatttagatatgGTTCTTCAATCCTAATCCACAGTCTCTGATGTTATCTAAGGTTTCTCTTTTCATAATATAACATGCAAGTTGCTATAAGAACTGTTTGCCTGTCTCCTCTTCTGTTTCTTCCATTTGACTCAAAAGGGCTTTTGGCACACAATTATTGTATCCATTTCAAAAGCCATAAAAGATGTTTTGCCTTTTATCCTTCACAGCACAAACGTGTTCAACTTTATGTTGGCCAATGATATGTTGCTAGATTCTAGTTGTTATATTATCATaatctttaatattataatgaagttaaaaaaaactgaacCATGCAGCTGTAGTTTTGATGGAATTATAACTGAAAACTTCCAAAAGCTTTTACATTATGCTCAGAATTACGTTTTGAAACCTTGTAACTAGCTCTTTAACACAAGTTTCTGACTAAAGTATATGTCAGTTTTCATACCAAGCTATGGAAAAGTGATGCCTATCCCTCACCAGATAAACcgatcttatttttttatttagttttctttgGTGGAACCCTATGTCATTTGAACGTGTTGTGATggaatgttttttaaatttactgtAAAGTTCAGATGGTGAATACCATAACTGCTACGTAGGGAagctgaaataaaaaaaataaaaaacacttgtATTCTAACCCTGAACAGTGTTGTGTTTGCATGATGGTTAATTTGGCAGTAATTTTGTGTTTATTATGATGACAGATATCTGATCTGAGTAGTAGTTTGCAAAACAATTGGCCCACACTTGCATGTCCAAGTGGGGATGGGATGACATTCTGGAGCCATGAATGGAACAAACATGGAACTTGTTCGGAGTCAGTCCTCAAACAGCATGACTATTTTGAAGCTGCTCTCAGCCTCAGACAAAAGGCCAACATCCTCAAAGCTCTTACATCTGCAGGTACATGTTAAAACTGTTACTATACAAACAAAAGTCCCACTTTGGATAAACAAGAATAtaagtttatatacacataacatatTTCTATCGGTAAGAACCTTAAAATGATACCAAAATCAAATCCGTATCTTATTATTGTAAGGACTTATGTGATGTGACCATATACACTCATTATCTTAACATGATAGATTCATTATCTGAGTTGAAAGTGGAGTTATAGTTTTTATATAAGTTTGATAATATGACTTATTGATTATTGATACTGAATGTCTCTTGTCAGGAATTGAACCAAACGGAGGATCGTACAGTTTGAGCAGCGTAAAAGGGGCAATAAAGGATGCAATTGGGTTCACTCCATACATTCAGTGCAATGTGGACTCATCTGGGAACAGCCAGCTATACCAAGTTTACTTATGTGTCAACAATTCTGGTTCAGATTTCATTGAGTGCTCTGTATTCCCTCATGGAAAATGTGGCTCAGACATTCAGTTCCCATCTTTTTAGCTTCTAAGAATGAGTAGAACTTTATACAAAATTTTTCTACTTCTTCTCATTTTCATATGAAACTGCTTTATCTAATAAAATGGTGTATCCAATTATAGCCAACACTTCTGCAACTTCTGTTCTCAATATGTTGGTGAGAATCTGTGGGAATAAATCCTAAGAATTGGAGATTTTATCTTTTCAGATATTGAATGAAAATGGTTTAAAATGCACTTTTCTTTGGTAAATTTAACTGAGTGTAATATATTAATCACCtctgttattttttgtttctttaaaattCTCACTCGTGTAAGATGACCTAGCTGTTTAAAAACTGAGGATAAAATTGAACAAACTGTCAAAAGAAATTCACAGAAATAATTGTGTTTGGTCATTTTTAAAGCATAGTGTTATTTTAATCCGATATGCATTgacattttatctttatcaagaattaaaaaatttaaaatataaaatcaaatgataagtgattgtttattcttttacaattgattttaaaattttatagcaATTGGTTGGGTTTTgatccctccaccaccaccaccctttgctccctccacctcccctttactgtTTTGCCTTTCagtaaagttttatttttagggttgttatttttaaatttttacccACTCCAAAACCATTCCACTAATGATCTATTACTAGTTCCAGtaaaaacttttctttcattttaacgttagacttcttccttctctttctttcgCTGTGAGAATATACGGTGGTATACTTAGTGagaagttgcaaaggttggtggtggtggaaagaattgaTCAAGCGTGTTGGGTCTCAATGGTGGAG harbors:
- the LOC108335432 gene encoding ribonuclease 1-like encodes the protein MESKNSILVKLLLLLHYLSLFCASQDFDFFYFVQQWPGSYCDTQKNCCYPTSGKPEADFGIHGLWPNYNDGSYPSNCDPNNPFNPSQISDLSSSLQNNWPTLACPSGDGMTFWSHEWNKHGTCSESVLKQHDYFEAALSLRQKANILKALTSAGIEPNGGSYSLSSVKGAIKDAIGFTPYIQCNVDSSGNSQLYQVYLCVNNSGSDFIECSVFPHGKCGSDIQFPSF